The Cytophagales bacterium DNA segment GCACAGACCTCTCCCGATAAGCACAAAATCTTGCCGCTTTTGGCTTCAGCACCTTGAGCGAAGCGGAACCCACAATTTATTGTTTGAGGTAGCCCTTTCGTTTAAGCACGCTTTCCAAAAACTTGATCTCATTTTCGCTGTTGAAAATGCGGAAAGGCAAGTGAATTACCTGGGCTTTGCTAACGAACAAGACGAAGGCATCTTTACCCTTTTGGGCGCGTTTGATCTGATCCCATTTCATGGGCATGCCTTGTTTGCTGTTAAGCTTGATCAGGATTTGCTGACTGTTGATCTCGTAGGACAACTTTTGGAACAGGATCTTTCCTTGTTCCAATTGCGTTACTCCGGCGAATTGGATCAGCCAAAATAAGATGTATAAAACCAAAGCGATGGATGCGCCGATGATCCACCACCAGTTGGGGATCCATAAATAACCTGCGCATATGCCGAGATAGATCAACCCTACCCACCATTGCTCTTTCAGTACGGCCACAAGCGCCGTTTTGATATAAGTTGACGTTTCTAATTGGTACTTTCTTGTGCGAATGTTCATTTTTCTCTAAAAGGCTTTGAGACTCATGTCCAGACTTTTGTAAGAATGTGTTAAAGCGCCGACCGAAATAAAATCAACGCCGGTTTCAGCGATCTCTCTGATGTTTTTTTCCGTGATTCCTCCCGAGGCTTCCGACTCATAGCGTCCACCGATCATCGCGACTGCCTGACGCATATCTGATGGCAACATGTTGTCAAGCATAATGCGTTTAACACCCCCTACTTTCAAAACTGCCGCAAGTTCATCTAAATTTCTGACTTCTATCTCAATATCCAGTGATAAATTATTGTCAGATAGGTACTTCTGAGTATTGGATATAGCAGCTTCGACACTACCGGCATAATCCACGTGATTGTCCTTGAGCATGACCATGTCAAAAAGCCCAAATCGATGAT contains these protein-coding regions:
- a CDS encoding YcxB family protein, whose translation is MNIRTRKYQLETSTYIKTALVAVLKEQWWVGLIYLGICAGYLWIPNWWWIIGASIALVLYILFWLIQFAGVTQLEQGKILFQKLSYEINSQQILIKLNSKQGMPMKWDQIKRAQKGKDAFVLFVSKAQVIHLPFRIFNSENEIKFLESVLKRKGYLKQ